One Frankia alni ACN14a DNA window includes the following coding sequences:
- a CDS encoding HD domain-containing protein, whose amino-acid sequence MPSTIPDAADPARPGPAPSSSSAGPSAGPTLDDAIALATRVHTGQIDKGGEEYIGHPLRVMATVARTAEPAGVDPHTAQLAAVLHDVVEDSDTTLADLTAAGYPAVVVAAVDALSHRPDESMRDYLARVAGDPLAVVVKHADMQDNSDPVRLGRLAPDQAERLATRYAGRRELLDDLVSARTGGGPGRG is encoded by the coding sequence ATGCCCTCGACCATCCCTGACGCGGCCGACCCCGCCCGGCCCGGCCCGGCGCCGAGCAGCTCGAGCGCCGGTCCGAGCGCCGGCCCGACCCTGGACGACGCCATCGCCCTCGCCACCCGGGTCCACACCGGCCAGATCGACAAGGGCGGCGAGGAGTACATCGGCCACCCGCTGCGCGTCATGGCGACGGTCGCCCGCACCGCCGAGCCGGCCGGCGTGGACCCGCACACCGCCCAGCTCGCCGCCGTCCTGCACGACGTCGTCGAGGACAGCGACACCACGCTCGCGGACCTCACGGCCGCCGGCTACCCCGCGGTCGTCGTCGCCGCCGTCGACGCCCTGTCGCACCGTCCCGACGAGTCGATGCGGGACTACCTGGCCCGCGTCGCCGGCGACCCGCTCGCCGTCGTCGTCAAACACGCGGACATGCAGGACAACTCCGACCCCGTCCGCCTCGGCCGGCTCGCCCCGGACCAGGCCGAACGCCTCGCCACCCGCTACGCCGGCCGCCGCGAGCTCCTCGACGACCTCGTCTCCGCCCGCACCGGCGGCGGTCCCGGCCGCGGGTGA
- a CDS encoding protein meaA: MTDLSTRSTNPHGTRTQQPAACPETGADRPADARLDAGARLDADADASAGVGAGDRRGARDRGWIIRTYAGHSSPAESNALYRRNLAKGQTGLSVAFDLPTQTGYDPDHPLARGEVGRVGVPIAHLGDMRALFDGIPLARTNTSMTINATAMWLLALYQVVAQEQGADPAELAGTTQNDIIKEYLSRGTYVFPPGPSLRLVTDLIAYSVAELPRWNPINICSYHLQEAGATPVQELAFTMCSAIAVLDAVAATGTIPPERMGEVCARISFFVNAGERFVEEMCKMRAFGRLWDDLLRTRYAVSDPAARRFRYGVQVNSLGLTEAQPENNVIRIVLETLGVTLSKDARCRALQLPAWNEALGLPRPWDQQWSLRVQQILAHETDLLEYDDLFTGSPVVEERVRRLVADATAEIDRVQAMGGAVAAVESGYLKSALVSAQAGRRARIETGEDVVVGVNRFTETEPSPLLAELDTAIQTVDPAVEPAARESLAAWRAGRDPSAVREALLGLRTAAGTEVNLVPATLACARAGVTTGEWADTLREVFGEYRAPTGVSGAVGVGGDTGAGATGLGDLRALVARTGAQLGRPVKMLVGKPGLDGHSNGAEQIAVRARDAGFEVVYQGIRLTPGQLVAAAVEEDVHVVGLSVLSGAHLDLVGEVLGGLRAAGAGDIPVVVGGIIPSADARELARLGVAAVFTPRDYELNAIMRGIVDVVRSRHALDHP; this comes from the coding sequence ATGACGGATCTGTCAACCCGCTCGACGAATCCGCACGGTACCCGCACGCAGCAGCCGGCCGCCTGTCCCGAGACCGGCGCCGACCGCCCCGCCGACGCCCGTCTCGACGCCGGTGCCCGTCTCGACGCCGACGCCGACGCGAGTGCCGGTGTCGGTGCCGGCGACCGGCGCGGAGCCCGGGATCGGGGCTGGATCATCCGCACCTACGCGGGGCACTCCAGCCCGGCCGAGAGCAACGCGCTGTACCGCCGCAACCTGGCGAAGGGCCAGACCGGCCTGTCGGTGGCCTTCGACCTGCCGACCCAGACGGGCTACGACCCGGATCATCCGCTCGCCCGCGGCGAGGTCGGCCGGGTCGGCGTGCCGATCGCGCACCTCGGCGACATGCGTGCGCTGTTCGACGGCATCCCGCTGGCCCGCACCAACACATCGATGACGATCAACGCCACCGCCATGTGGCTGCTCGCGCTCTACCAGGTCGTCGCGCAGGAGCAGGGCGCCGACCCGGCGGAGCTGGCCGGCACCACGCAGAACGACATCATCAAGGAGTACCTCTCGCGCGGGACGTACGTCTTCCCGCCGGGGCCGTCGCTGCGGCTGGTCACCGACCTGATCGCCTACTCGGTGGCGGAGCTGCCGCGGTGGAACCCGATCAACATCTGCAGCTACCACCTGCAGGAGGCCGGGGCGACCCCGGTGCAGGAGCTCGCGTTCACGATGTGTTCGGCGATCGCCGTCCTCGACGCGGTGGCGGCCACGGGGACGATCCCCCCCGAGCGGATGGGGGAGGTGTGCGCGCGGATCTCGTTCTTCGTCAACGCCGGGGAGCGGTTCGTCGAGGAGATGTGCAAGATGCGGGCGTTCGGGCGACTGTGGGACGACCTGCTGCGCACCCGGTACGCGGTGAGCGACCCGGCGGCCCGCCGGTTCCGCTACGGCGTGCAGGTCAACTCGCTCGGGCTGACCGAGGCCCAGCCGGAGAACAACGTCATCCGGATCGTGCTGGAGACCCTCGGCGTCACCCTGTCGAAGGACGCGCGGTGCCGGGCGCTGCAGCTGCCGGCCTGGAACGAGGCGCTCGGCCTGCCCCGGCCGTGGGACCAGCAGTGGTCGCTGCGCGTCCAGCAGATCCTCGCCCACGAGACCGACCTGCTGGAGTACGACGACCTGTTCACCGGCTCGCCCGTCGTCGAGGAGCGGGTGCGCCGGCTGGTGGCGGACGCGACCGCCGAGATCGACCGGGTCCAGGCGATGGGCGGGGCCGTGGCCGCCGTCGAGAGCGGTTACCTGAAGTCGGCGCTGGTCTCCGCCCAGGCGGGCCGCCGCGCGCGGATCGAGACCGGCGAGGACGTCGTCGTCGGCGTGAACCGGTTCACCGAGACCGAGCCCAGCCCGCTGCTCGCCGAGCTCGACACGGCGATCCAGACGGTCGATCCGGCCGTCGAGCCCGCGGCCCGGGAGTCGCTCGCCGCCTGGCGGGCCGGGCGTGATCCGTCCGCCGTCCGGGAGGCGCTGCTCGGGCTGCGCACCGCCGCCGGCACCGAGGTGAACCTCGTCCCCGCGACGCTGGCCTGCGCGCGGGCGGGCGTCACCACCGGGGAGTGGGCCGACACCCTGCGGGAGGTGTTCGGTGAGTACCGCGCGCCGACCGGGGTGAGCGGCGCCGTCGGGGTCGGCGGCGACACCGGTGCGGGTGCGACCGGGCTCGGGGACCTGCGTGCCCTGGTGGCCCGCACGGGCGCGCAGCTCGGGCGGCCGGTGAAGATGCTCGTCGGCAAGCCCGGCCTCGACGGCCACTCCAACGGCGCGGAGCAGATCGCCGTGCGCGCCCGCGACGCCGGCTTCGAGGTCGTCTACCAGGGGATCCGGCTGACCCCCGGGCAGCTCGTCGCCGCCGCGGTCGAGGAGGACGTGCACGTCGTCGGCCTGTCGGTGCTTTCCGGGGCCCACCTGGACCTGGTGGGCGAGGTGCTCGGCGGGCTGAGGGCAGCCGGCGCCGGGGACATCCCCGTCGTCGTCGGCGGCATCATCCCGTCGGCGGACGCCCGCGAGCTGGCCCGCCTCGGCGTCGCCGCGGTCTTCACGCCCCGGGACTACGAGCTCAACGCCATCATGCGCGGCATCGTGGACGTCGTACGGTCGAGGCATGCCCTCGACCATCCCTGA
- a CDS encoding STAS domain-containing protein — MNNGVNVVHVYGPLGAGDRRGQAVRLVGRVDVRTVGTLRSLLHAAIDNGSGPLRVDVAGLELGDHAALGVLLGGARRARAAGRSMVLVDVPSALGRMFAADRLGRLLRFEESTELVHVGHA, encoded by the coding sequence ATGAACAACGGCGTGAACGTGGTGCACGTGTACGGCCCACTCGGGGCGGGCGACCGCCGCGGGCAGGCGGTGCGGCTGGTGGGCAGGGTGGACGTGCGGACGGTGGGCACGCTGCGGTCCCTGCTGCACGCCGCCATCGACAACGGCAGCGGGCCGCTGCGCGTCGACGTCGCCGGGTTGGAGCTCGGCGACCATGCGGCGCTCGGGGTGCTGCTCGGCGGGGCGCGCCGGGCCAGGGCGGCGGGCCGATCCATGGTGCTGGTCGACGTGCCGAGCGCGCTGGGCCGGATGTTCGCCGCCGACCGGCTCGGGCGGCTGCTGCGGTTCGAGGAGTCGACCGAGCTGGTGCACGTCGGGCACGCCTGA
- the murA gene encoding UDP-N-acetylglucosamine 1-carboxyvinyltransferase, whose translation MERFVVTGGTRLVGEVAVPGAKNSVLKLMAASLLAAGRTTLTAVPDILDVTVMSEVLVGLGAVVERDVGGGRLTIDVPEKPGFSADGELVRRIRASVAVLGPLVARCGEARVALPGGDAIGSRALDIHVNGLAKLGALVDVEGGALVARCSGRLQGASIWLDFPSVGATENLLMAGVLAKGTTVIDNAAQEPEIADLCAMLTAMGGRIDGAGSSTLVIDGVDALSPVEHRTVPDRIVAGTYAIGALMTGGDVMIRHGRAGHLGIVLEKLVQAGAEIDVLDDGFRVVGRDRPRSIDVVTLPYPGFPTDLLPQIIALEAISSGTSLITENVFDSRFVFCRELHKLGADLRTDGHHVIVRPAERLTGARVMSSDVRAGAGLVLAALVAEGETEVTDVYHIDRGYAGFVENMTALGADIRRVSDRAVA comes from the coding sequence GTGGAGCGCTTCGTCGTGACAGGCGGCACCCGGCTGGTCGGCGAGGTCGCCGTCCCGGGCGCGAAGAACTCGGTTCTCAAACTGATGGCCGCGAGCCTGCTGGCCGCCGGTCGCACGACCCTGACCGCCGTTCCCGACATCCTCGACGTCACGGTGATGTCCGAGGTGCTGGTCGGACTCGGGGCAGTGGTCGAACGGGACGTCGGCGGCGGCCGGCTGACCATCGACGTTCCCGAGAAGCCGGGGTTCTCGGCCGACGGGGAACTCGTGCGGCGGATCCGGGCGTCGGTGGCGGTGCTCGGGCCGCTGGTCGCCCGCTGCGGGGAGGCACGGGTGGCCCTGCCCGGAGGGGACGCGATCGGCTCGCGGGCGCTCGACATCCACGTCAACGGGCTGGCCAAGCTCGGGGCGCTGGTGGACGTCGAGGGCGGCGCGCTGGTGGCGCGCTGCTCGGGTCGGCTGCAGGGGGCGTCGATCTGGCTGGACTTCCCGAGCGTCGGCGCCACGGAGAACCTCCTCATGGCCGGCGTCCTCGCCAAGGGCACGACCGTGATCGACAACGCCGCGCAGGAACCCGAGATCGCCGACCTCTGCGCGATGCTGACGGCGATGGGCGGGCGCATCGACGGCGCGGGCTCGTCGACGCTGGTGATCGACGGGGTGGACGCGCTGTCCCCGGTCGAGCACCGGACGGTGCCGGACCGCATCGTCGCCGGCACGTACGCGATCGGCGCGCTGATGACCGGCGGCGACGTCATGATCCGGCACGGCCGGGCCGGGCATCTCGGGATCGTGCTGGAGAAGCTGGTGCAGGCCGGCGCGGAGATCGACGTCCTGGACGACGGGTTCCGCGTCGTCGGCCGGGACCGGCCGCGTTCGATCGACGTCGTGACCCTGCCCTACCCGGGGTTCCCCACGGACCTGCTGCCTCAGATCATCGCGCTGGAGGCGATCAGCAGCGGGACGTCGCTGATCACCGAGAACGTCTTCGACAGCCGCTTCGTGTTCTGCCGCGAGCTGCACAAGCTGGGCGCGGACCTGCGCACCGACGGCCATCACGTCATCGTGCGACCGGCCGAGCGGTTGACGGGTGCCCGGGTGATGTCGTCGGACGTGCGCGCCGGCGCGGGCCTGGTGCTCGCCGCGCTCGTCGCCGAGGGCGAGACCGAAGTGACCGACGTCTACCACATTGATCGCGGCTATGCCGGCTTCGTGGAGAACATGACGGCGCTGGGCGCCGACATCCGGCGGGTCTCCGACCGCGCGGTGGCCTGA
- a CDS encoding cob(I)yrinic acid a,c-diamide adenosyltransferase, which translates to MAVHLTRIYTRTGDDGTTALGDMSRVAKTDPRLAAYADVDEANAAIGVALALGGLADDVRAVLGQIQNDLFDVGADLCTPVVAEPAYPPLRITAAYVDRLEEACDRFNADLPKLDSFILPGGTPGAALLHTARTVARRAERSVWALLDAEPERTGPLPAKYLNRLSDLLFILARVANPQGDVLWRPGAHA; encoded by the coding sequence ATGGCGGTACACCTCACCCGGATCTACACCCGTACCGGGGACGACGGCACGACGGCGCTGGGCGACATGTCCCGGGTGGCGAAGACGGATCCGCGGCTGGCCGCCTACGCCGACGTCGACGAGGCGAACGCGGCGATCGGCGTGGCGCTCGCCCTCGGGGGGCTCGCCGACGACGTGCGGGCGGTGCTCGGGCAGATCCAGAACGACCTGTTCGACGTCGGCGCGGACCTGTGCACGCCGGTCGTGGCCGAGCCGGCCTATCCCCCGCTGCGGATCACCGCGGCGTACGTGGACAGGCTGGAGGAGGCGTGCGACCGCTTCAACGCCGACCTGCCGAAGCTCGACTCGTTCATCCTGCCCGGCGGCACCCCGGGCGCCGCCCTGCTGCACACCGCCCGCACCGTGGCCCGCCGCGCCGAGCGTTCCGTCTGGGCCCTGCTCGACGCCGAGCCCGAGCGCACCGGCCCGCTGCCCGCCAAGTACCTCAACCGCCTGTCGGACCTGCTGTTCATCCTCGCCCGGGTGGCGAACCCACAGGGTGACGTGCTGTGGCGCCCGGGCGCGCACGCCTGA
- a CDS encoding type II toxin-antitoxin system PemK/MazF family toxin: protein MISPRRGEVWMVDFGEPIGHEQGLRRPAVVVSADRLNRSRAGLSIVVPVTRTRRGLPSHVELAPGGTGLHQTSFAKVEDVKSVSQQRFARRLGVVGPDHLLRMTEALKFLLDM, encoded by the coding sequence GTGATCTCGCCTCGCCGCGGCGAGGTATGGATGGTCGACTTCGGCGAGCCGATCGGCCACGAGCAGGGACTGCGCCGGCCGGCGGTGGTCGTGTCCGCGGATCGGCTCAACCGCAGCCGCGCGGGCCTGTCCATCGTCGTTCCCGTCACCAGGACCCGGCGGGGTCTGCCCTCCCACGTCGAGCTCGCGCCCGGCGGCACGGGCCTGCACCAGACGAGCTTTGCCAAGGTCGAGGACGTCAAGTCGGTGTCGCAGCAGCGGTTCGCCCGCCGCCTCGGCGTCGTCGGCCCCGACCACCTGCTCCGGATGACCGAGGCGCTGAAGTTCCTGCTGGACATGTGA
- a CDS encoding F0F1 ATP synthase subunit epsilon, with product MPIRVAIVSPEQEVWSGEADMVVARTTDGDLGVLPGHVPLLGVLVPGGTVRVKTGGREISAQVDGGFISVTHQGVSILAETATLSN from the coding sequence ATGCCGATCCGGGTGGCGATCGTTTCGCCCGAGCAGGAGGTGTGGTCCGGCGAGGCCGACATGGTCGTCGCCCGGACCACCGACGGTGATCTCGGCGTGCTGCCCGGCCACGTGCCGCTGCTCGGGGTGCTGGTCCCGGGCGGCACGGTGCGGGTCAAGACCGGCGGCCGGGAGATCTCGGCGCAGGTCGACGGCGGCTTCATCTCCGTCACCCACCAGGGCGTCAGCATCCTGGCCGAGACGGCCACGCTGAGCAACTAG
- the atpD gene encoding F0F1 ATP synthase subunit beta, with product MTVTTSSPATAEGRTPGIGRVARVIGPVVDVEFAPDELPEIYQALEVDRTIGGETLTLTLEVAQHIGDNTVRAISMQQTDGLVRGAVVRDTGAPISVPVGDATKGHVFNVLGTPLDVDKVDAETRWSIHRQAPAFDQLESKTEMFTTGIKVIDLLAPYVRGGKIGLFGGAGVGKTVIIQEMIRRVAKEFGGVSVFAGVGERTREGNDLFLEMTEAGVIEDTALVFGQMDEPPGTRLRVALGALTMAEYFRDVQKQDVLLFIDNIFRFTQAGSEVSTLLGRMPSAVGYQPTLADEMGVLQERITSTRGHSITSLQAIYVPADDLTDPAPATTFTHLDAQTVLDRSISDLGIYPAVSPLDSNSRILDARYLGQEHYDTAREVQRILQRYKDLQDIIAILGIDELSEEDKILVNRARRIQRFLSQPFFVAEQFTNIPGKFVPLDETIDSFKRLSQGDYDHLPEQAFFMCGGIEDAEKNAENL from the coding sequence ATGACCGTCACCACCAGCTCGCCGGCCACGGCGGAGGGCCGGACCCCGGGGATCGGCCGGGTCGCCCGAGTCATCGGACCGGTCGTCGACGTGGAGTTCGCGCCGGACGAGCTTCCCGAGATCTACCAGGCCCTCGAGGTCGACCGCACGATCGGCGGGGAGACCCTGACGCTGACGCTGGAGGTCGCCCAGCACATCGGCGACAACACGGTGCGCGCCATCTCCATGCAGCAGACCGACGGCCTGGTCCGCGGCGCCGTCGTGCGCGACACCGGCGCCCCGATCTCCGTGCCCGTCGGCGACGCGACCAAGGGCCACGTGTTCAACGTGCTCGGCACCCCGCTCGACGTCGACAAGGTCGACGCCGAGACGCGGTGGTCGATCCACCGGCAGGCGCCGGCGTTCGACCAGCTCGAGTCCAAGACCGAGATGTTCACCACCGGGATCAAGGTCATCGACCTGCTCGCCCCGTACGTGCGCGGTGGGAAGATCGGCCTGTTCGGCGGTGCCGGGGTCGGCAAGACCGTCATCATCCAGGAGATGATCCGCCGCGTCGCCAAGGAGTTCGGTGGCGTGTCGGTGTTCGCCGGCGTCGGCGAGCGCACCCGCGAGGGCAACGACCTGTTCCTGGAGATGACCGAGGCCGGCGTCATCGAGGACACCGCGCTGGTGTTCGGCCAGATGGACGAGCCGCCCGGCACCCGGCTGCGGGTCGCGCTCGGCGCGCTGACCATGGCCGAGTACTTCCGGGACGTCCAGAAGCAGGACGTGCTGCTGTTCATCGACAACATCTTCCGGTTCACCCAGGCCGGCTCCGAGGTGTCGACCCTGCTCGGCCGGATGCCCTCCGCCGTGGGTTACCAGCCGACCCTCGCCGACGAGATGGGCGTGCTCCAGGAGCGCATCACCTCGACCCGAGGCCACTCGATCACCTCGCTGCAGGCCATCTACGTGCCCGCGGACGACCTGACCGACCCGGCCCCGGCGACGACGTTCACCCACCTCGACGCCCAGACGGTGCTCGACCGGTCCATCTCCGACCTGGGCATCTACCCGGCCGTGAGCCCGCTGGACTCGAACTCCCGGATCCTCGACGCCCGCTACCTGGGCCAGGAGCACTACGACACGGCCCGCGAGGTGCAGCGGATCCTGCAGCGCTACAAGGACCTGCAGGACATCATCGCCATCCTCGGCATCGACGAGCTCTCGGAAGAGGACAAGATCCTCGTCAACCGGGCCCGGCGGATCCAGCGGTTCCTGTCGCAGCCGTTCTTCGTCGCGGAGCAGTTCACCAACATCCCCGGCAAGTTCGTCCCGCTCGACGAGACCATCGACTCGTTCAAGCGGCTCTCCCAGGGCGACTACGACCACCTGCCCGAGCAGGCGTTCTTCATGTGCGGTGGCATCGAGGACGCGGAGAAGAACGCGGAGAACCTGTAA
- a CDS encoding F0F1 ATP synthase subunit gamma — protein MAGQLREYRRRIRSVQSTKKITRAMELIAASRIAKARARVAAARPYAEEITRVIEAVASQTTISHPLTTERPQPARAAVVVITSDRGLAGGYSSNALRRTNELIELLRSEGKEPQLHVIGRKGVGYYRFRGRAMSGEYTGFSEQPSYADAKSVADALIASFVADATDGGVDEIHVVHTEYVSAIAQNPVARRLLPMVLTETNEPPAGGPLPQYEFEPSAEAVLDALLPRYVESRLYAALLESAASESAARQRAMKSATDNAEDLIRSYSRQANRARQDAITQEISEIVGGANALASAS, from the coding sequence GTGGCGGGGCAGCTTCGCGAGTACCGGCGGCGCATCCGCTCGGTGCAGTCGACGAAGAAGATCACCAGGGCGATGGAGCTGATCGCGGCCTCCCGGATCGCCAAGGCCCGGGCGCGGGTCGCCGCGGCCCGCCCCTACGCCGAGGAGATCACCCGGGTGATCGAGGCGGTGGCGTCGCAGACGACGATCAGCCACCCGTTGACCACCGAGCGACCCCAGCCCGCCCGGGCCGCGGTCGTGGTGATCACCAGTGACCGCGGGCTGGCCGGCGGCTACAGCTCGAACGCGCTGCGGCGCACCAACGAGCTCATCGAGCTGCTGCGCTCGGAGGGCAAGGAGCCGCAGCTGCACGTCATCGGCCGCAAGGGAGTGGGCTACTACCGCTTCCGCGGCCGGGCGATGAGCGGCGAGTACACCGGCTTCTCCGAGCAGCCGTCCTACGCCGACGCCAAGTCGGTCGCGGACGCGCTGATCGCCTCGTTCGTCGCCGACGCCACCGACGGCGGGGTCGACGAGATCCACGTCGTCCACACGGAGTACGTCTCCGCCATCGCGCAGAATCCGGTCGCGCGCCGGCTGCTGCCGATGGTGCTGACCGAGACGAACGAGCCGCCGGCCGGCGGTCCGCTGCCCCAGTACGAGTTCGAGCCGTCCGCGGAGGCGGTCCTCGACGCGCTGTTGCCCCGGTACGTCGAAAGCCGCCTCTACGCGGCGCTGCTCGAGTCGGCGGCGTCGGAGTCGGCGGCGCGGCAGCGGGCGATGAAGTCCGCGACGGACAACGCCGAGGACCTCATCCGCAGCTACTCCCGGCAGGCCAACCGGGCCCGGCAGGACGCGATCACCCAGGAGATCTCCGAGATCGTCGGTGGCGCCAACGCCCTGGCTTCGGCCTCCTGA